The following DNA comes from Nitrospirota bacterium.
GATAATAACTCAGCAATACAAAGCCCGCTGTCGTATGATGTCTCAGAATATAAAGCTCATCTTTTGTGAGCGGAGTGGATTTTTTTAAAATATCAAGCGGGACGCAGATTTTGCCGAAATCATGAATAGGCCCTGATGTAACTTCCCTGATGCGGTCATAATAATCCGATACCAGATCAACCGCCAGGATGGAAGAAAGGGCAAATACCATAAGAATATGCCTGTAGGTATAAAAATCATTTGTTTTAAAATAATCTAATGACTGAAGAACCGGCATAGAAAGCCTGACGCTTTCCATTAGGCTTATGATGCGGGAAATCTGCCCGCCATGGGCAAAGATTGTGTCATAAGGCGGGATATTCAAAAATTCATGGAGATCCTTTTTTACTGAACCGTACCCCATAAGAGAGTATTCCCGATAGGGCATGTCCCTGTTTGATGAAATAAGGGCGTCCAATGCCTTTTCTGAAAGCGCACTGCCTGCAGGAAGCAGGAGTTGATTTTCCAGAGTATGAACAGGGTATTGAAGCGTAAGTTCTTTATGCCTGCCGCTCATATGCTTATTCCTCAAATTTCTGCGCCTTGACAGACAGATAATATGCAGCCATCAGGGTTATAATAACTGCGGCGCTCAGCCCTGTTTCATAAAGTTTTTCAACAGGGGTATGTTCCATAAGGGAGGCCTGCGCCTCTATCAAAAGTATCCTCCTTACCGCGGCAATTATGCCGATTGCAAGGAAGGGTCCCAAAAGGAATTTCTGTTTCTTTAAAAACCTGATAACAGTCCAGAGAAGTTCAAGAATGATAAGCGACAGCAGGACATCGTTTACAAGGGCGATTATTGCAAAGCGTGACGGCTCCATTAAATTCAGGAAAGCATAATACATTATAAATCCGCAGGCAGTGAGAAGCAATAGCGCAGCTATTATGTGGAATATTACGTCTATCTTAACAAGAAATCTCCGGAGCGTTTCTATCATATCCAGCTTACCCTGTTCCATGATGCTGTTATTTTATATCAAAATCCTGCTTTTATCTATAAAAAAGCATACCCGTTATTTACTAAGGAGTTTATAAGTAAAACCACATAGTTTGTCATTCCTCCCGAAGTTTCGGGATCGGGAATCCTTCTTCGGAAAGATTCTGGACAAGCCAGAATGACAAACATAGACAAGCCGGCATGACAGTAATGATTACAGGAATGTGGCATTACTTATGACCGCATTAGTAAAACCCTCACATGAGATTCACAGGGTCCACGTCTACGTCAGTTTTCATATCCTTAATATCCTCTACAGCATCCAAAATCTCAAGCGCCTTTTGCCTTAAAGATTTTGAAGCGCTTCCCTTAAGAATTAAATGC
Coding sequences within:
- a CDS encoding HD domain-containing protein, with amino-acid sequence MSGRHKELTLQYPVHTLENQLLLPAGSALSEKALDALISSNRDMPYREYSLMGYGSVKKDLHEFLNIPPYDTIFAHGGQISRIISLMESVRLSMPVLQSLDYFKTNDFYTYRHILMVFALSSILAVDLVSDYYDRIREVTSGPIHDFGKICVPLDILKKSTPLTKDELYILRHHTTAGFVLLSYYLKDAGHLFSAVARYHHERKDSSGYPRGISLKDRMVEIVAVSDIYDALISPRPYRPIAFNNRTAIEEMTMLAEQNKISRDIVKALVAYNRKDRPSYSECRVSDEKRGTPPKDNVYGILADEEK